In the genome of Arachis stenosperma cultivar V10309 chromosome 6, arast.V10309.gnm1.PFL2, whole genome shotgun sequence, the window TTTTTCCAAAGTCACACGACACTTTATAATATTTCCTATTTCACATTCCTTAATTACTTGAATCTCatctttgattgatttcaaCAAATCACAACCAGTTCATGAAATCAATTTagattcaaaattcaaaagacaaGCCAAGGAGACAACGACCTCTCCCAACTATcaagttttttttataaattatacataaattttattttagtctctcttaaaatttttattctattctttgttaattataaatttttttttatcccTCCTTAAAAGTTAATCTAACTCTGCCTCTACAACttagataatttttttcaaaaggGTTATGGTTATAAGATTTTGCCTGAAGTTACATTTTATTTCAAAAAGAGATAGAATTTTGTCCAAAGTTATAGGATACAGAATCAAGACCTATGATTTATGAATGAACAAATAACCTTCAACTATGCCCTGCCTTGCATGGTCGGTAAAAATTCCTTAACACCTTTTCTGTGGATAATAAAAAGCACAACCCATGAAGAACCCAAAATAACATTTTACAAAAAACAACAGTAAATATTCAACTCGATCTTATAAAATGTGATCCATCCTTATGTTATAAAGTCTATTAAATAGTAACGAAAATTAATTCTGTGatagttttatttatatttatggGGGTTTTAAACtatctataaaattttttttaacaatataaCTATGACTATTAGTCTATTACTACACTACATTCTTCATTTTTATCGTTATAATTTCTATCTCTATTATTTCTATTGTGTAATCATACTTTATCACTTCGTTATCTTCTCTATTGTCATCATCACCAATACAAATATCATCaacattaatattattttatttaattttttgtgtcaatgttattttttcctttaaaaaatttttgtattgtaattttttttctgcAATATCATTTTTTTCTCCATTTAACCACCATggatgaaaaattttttaaaaataaatttattaataatttgtaAGAGTTTAAAATCTCACACaaattataaatcaaatttccacaaattaatttttgttactATTTAAcagattttttaataaaaaaatcgtATTATcttaacataaaaattaaaaaaattgaaaatcaaaGTGTCTTTTTTTGGGAAcaataatatcttatttttgataaaaaatagacaaaaattaaattggATCTATActcttaaaaataatattctacAGTATTAAACATTCAGGTTGTGATAACTTGAAataacttaataaaaaaaatcattggTTAGATCACCATCAAAATTAACAATATTACTAACTATTAATTAAATCaaagaaataaatttaatttttatatattattaatataaaaaattatacaaataactaattatatgttaatattatcatattaataaaaataataaattttttaaatttcctAAATATCGGGTCGGACAGGAACCAGATCCGAATGAATTTGGATCGTAACATTGTAATTTGAGATGTCAGTGTCAGTTCTTCTCACTGCTTCTTTGTCACCCATACAAATACCCACGTCTGACCCCTTTcccataataaataaataaatttataaaaaaaaggagCAGATATAACGAAGGGTCAAAACTCAAAAAGTATCAACCAAAAACACCAATCCGACGGTTGAAAACCCACCATTCTTCATAGATAACACCGATAAAGTATTTTTTGTTGGTTAGAAAAAAAcacaatttcttttttttttttaataaaataatttcgcAGTGGCTGCCCTCGCAGCACCACACTGACACACACCCACGTTTCTCCCTTCTTTACtccaacaaattaaaaaaaagaaaaaagaaaaaactaaaaaaaaatggaaCCTAATGACAACCAACTCAGCTCCTACTTccaccaacaacaacaacagcacCACCACCAGCAACAGCATCACCACCAGCAGCACCACCAGAGCGCCGCCGCGCCCTCCGGCGTGGGAGCCACGACGGCCGTGTCGCCGACCAACGGCCTTTTAGGGAACACCGATGGGGCCCACTCGCACATGTTGTACCCTCACACGGTGCCGTCGGCGGTGTCGTCGCAGCTGGTGGAGCCACCGGCGAAGAGGAAGAGAGGTCGGCCTCGCAAGTACGGTACTCCCGAGCAAGCCCTCGCTGCGAAGAAAGCCTCTACGACGTCATCTTCCGCCGCTCACTCCTTCTCCCCAACCTCCTCCTCCTCCGCCGCAAAGAAATCCCTTCCTCACCAGCCTCGTGCCTTGGGTGGTTCCTCGtttccttcctcctcttccAAGAAATCGCACTCCTTTGGTTTAGGTCAGCTTCTCTAATTCGATTTTCCTCTCTGTTGCTTTGTTATTTTCCCAATTCGTAGGGTTTCTATTTGCGATTTCGTTAGCAAATGAGGGATTTCTATTGTGTTATTTAGGTGGATGAGCTTAATTTAaagtttggatttttttttttggcccTGCATGTTTTTGTTCGACGTGTTGGGCATATACCTCtgaaaaagcattgcttttaAGTTTTAAGAGCTGCTTCTTATTCTAAGTTTCTGGTGGTTAATTGAATATTCTTCTTTTATGGTTCATAATTGAATTGGTCTTGGTCATTGTTTAAccctttatttttattaaaataaaatgcatTATTGCtttgagttctgagttctcatttGGTGCTTTTTGgaatatattattattctattgcatgaccaaattttttatgcCTGGCTGGTCAACAGAAATTGGCAACTGATGATCCTTCTTAGCAGTATTGTATTGAAATGTTAGTACTAAAAATTTTAACTCTGCTTAATATTAATTTTCTTGGATACACCGCAACAGAAATGATATGCTTCCTGCGAAACATGATCAGTCTGATGGAAAAGACGGATTAGTAGTGTTCATACTGCTGTATTTCTTGCTGTCTGTTTTGTGCACATagtatttcatttttttcactTCAAAAGTCGAAGAGTAAGAAATAATAGTTTGTGCTTTAGCAACTTAAACAATATTCAGTAAAATAGTgaacattttctttttcctatattGGTTTCATCTTAAATCATCTTTTAACAGTTAACAGTATAGAAGTGGTTCACAATGAGTGAATTTAGCCACAGATAGTGCTAGCCTTGATCTAAGTAAGGAAAGCATGAATTATAGGTGAATGCCTTCTGATTTCAAGTGTAATGGAATTCATATGTTTGCTGGTGTATGCTACTATGTTatgcttttgttttcaatttcacaTGCAGAGTCAGATTTTACCTTGGCCTTTTTGCCCACTCCATGGGTGGTTTATTAGATTCAGTGGAGAAACTTATATTTAATCACTTGTGTGAAATGCCATTTATTCAGTTTCAAGGTTGTGCAGCTTATTGCTACTAATTTGTTAACAAAGTCAAGTTTGTGGTTTATGCCATCAATGTTGAAAATTTATGAAAATTCCATACAAAAATTTGGCATTCacttatttcttttgcaattaTTTCGTGTTTCCTCAAGAGTAGTGGGTGAAAGTAAACTGTGAATCCATCACACCATCTTACAAACTAAACAATGGTATTGAGTGCATGGTAGAGTCTAGACTTTTATTTTGATGCTTCTGTTGTCAATGGGTGATGCAGGCAATGCAGGACAAGGCTTCACTCCGCATGTCATTGCTGTAGCTGCTGGTGAGGTATGCATCATTCTCAGTCCCGGAACATTTGTTTCTTGAATTTTAGATTTCCTGCACATGGTGAGTACGTAACCTGTGATTATAGCAGACAAAATTGGAGCCCCATAGGTTTAATAAGCTTATATACATCTAGGCACATCTTGCCTGACAACCCTTGGTGCACAATGCGCATAGATACCAACCATGTTGTATGTACTATCCGTTGACTAGGCTCACCATTATAGTTGGATTTCGTTCTATTCTCCACACTCCTTCCTTCTCCCTAAAGGAAAAGGAGAAAAGAGAAAATCTTAGCTCTCCCTTAGTCTTATCTCCATGGTTATTCCTACTGAGATTTCAATTGGAGAACTGATCTTTCTTATCAATCACCAGTGTCTCATAGAGACTCAACTTTTTTCATGTGACTTCCTATGTTTATGTTTTATTGCTGATTTTAGCCTTGTAAAATGATACTTTCTTGGTAGATTAAGTTTTAAATGAGTAGTGAGTTGATGGGAGGAGATTTGATTAAATAATGTGGCAATGTCTCTTGTAATTGAGAGGGTGTATTGGGAGGGGGCATTCTACTGAAACTCAGGAACCCTTTCTTTAGGGAACACGCATCACAGTTCACAACTGGTCTATTGACAATTGATTGCAAAGTTAACCAGGTTACACATGCTTAATGGGGCCATCGATGGATCCAGGTGAGGCACAATTGGTGTGCCTAATAGCTACAGCTAACCTTTGACTGAATGATGTGAATAGTCACAGGGTTTAATTAATATGTCTTGATTTATAACCTATGTCCCATtttttctccttccattttccTAATTTTATTAAGTTCATCTTTACTCTGTTCTGCGATGCTTCCATAATTACTTGAACATGTATTCAACAGGATGTTGGccaaaaaattatgttatttatgCAACAAAGTAAGCGTGAGATGTGCATTTTGTCTGCATCTGGTTCCATATGCAATGCCTCTCTTCGTCAGCCAGCAACCTCAGGAGGCAACGTTACATATGAGGTAAAATATTGAGCACTGTAATTTTGTCACAGATCCCTGTACTTCAAATGATCTTCGAAAGGAAATGCAACCATTGCAACCTTTAAAATCTGATTTCAGTTTCATTATGCAAATGGCTCAAAATCTTCTTTgttctcttttgattttttcattttat includes:
- the LOC130936362 gene encoding AT-hook motif nuclear-localized protein 14; amino-acid sequence: MEPNDNQLSSYFHQQQQQHHHQQQHHHQQHHQSAAAPSGVGATTAVSPTNGLLGNTDGAHSHMLYPHTVPSAVSSQLVEPPAKRKRGRPRKYGTPEQALAAKKASTTSSSAAHSFSPTSSSSAAKKSLPHQPRALGGSSFPSSSSKKSHSFGLGNAGQGFTPHVIAVAAGEDVGQKIMLFMQQSKREMCILSASGSICNASLRQPATSGGNVTYEGRFDIISLTGSYVRNELGNRSGGLSVCLSNTDGQIIGGGVGGPLKAAGPVQVIVGTFFVDSKKDSGPGAKGDASACKLPSPVGDSVSSLGYRPVDSTSGNPIRGNEEHQTMGGSHYMIQQLGLHMTPPRSTDWGSHPESRNSGYEMTGRTGPGAHQSPENGGYDQITD